From the Arvicola amphibius chromosome 2, mArvAmp1.2, whole genome shotgun sequence genome, one window contains:
- the LOC119807041 gene encoding putative vomeronasal receptor-like protein 4, producing the protein MNAFPTLSSLNNVLYFQAVLGVLANIFLLVFYTFIILFHRPKPMDLISCQLTFIHTMLLLTGGVVWIADIFESLNIENNFKCKATFYISRVMRGLSICITCLLSVFQAVTISPSTSFLANFKLKLKKYIIYASVYIWSLNLSFNSNLIIYVGGFTNVSETNQMKVTKSCSLFPMNYIIRVLVLTVTTSRDVFLVGVMLTTSTYMVIILFRHQRQCLHLHSLSCPRSSPEKRATQTILLLVTFFVVMYWVDFIISSTAVLLWMYNPVILSVQKIVMNVYPTITPLVQISSDNRIINMLKNIQSKYHQIL; encoded by the coding sequence ATGAATGCATTTCCCACTTTGTCCTCATTAAACAATGTCCTTTATTTCCAAGCTGTACTTGGGGTCCTCGCCAATATATTTCTCCTTGTTTTCTACACTTTCATAATCCTATTTCACAGACCTAAGCCCATGGACCTGATCTCTTGTCAGCTGACCTTCATCCACACAATGCTGCTCCTCACTGGAGGGGTTGTTTGGATTGCAGACATATTTGAGTCACTGAACATTGAGAATAACTTCAAATGCAAGGCAACGTTTTACATAAGCAGGGTGATGAGAGGCCTCTCCATCTGcatcacctgcctcctgagtgtgttccAGGCTGTCACTATCAGTCCCAGTACCTCTTTCTTGGCAAACTTTAAACTTAAGCTAAAGAAGTACATAATCTATGCTTCCGTCTATATTTGGTCTCTCAATTTGTCATTCAATAGCAACCTGATCATCTATGTTGGTGGTTTTACCAATGTGAGTGAGACCAATCAGATGAAGGTCACTAAATCCTGCTCACTCTTCCCCATGAACTACATCATCCGGGTACTGGTTTTAACAGTGACAACCTCCAGAGATGTATTTCTTGTAGGAGTTATGCTGACCACAAGTACATACATGGTAATAATCTTGTTCCGACATCAGAGGCAATGCCTACATCTTCACAGCCTCAGCTGCCCGAGATCATCCCCTGAGAAAAGGGCCACCCAGACCATCTTGCTGCTGGTGACTTTCTTTGTGGTCATGTACTGGGTGGACTTCATCATCTCATCCACTGCAGTCCTGTTATGGATGTACAACCCAGTCATCCTGAGTGTTCAGAAGATTGTGATGAATGTCTATCCCACAATTACTCCTTTGGTACAAATCAGTTCTGATAACAGAATAATCAATATGCTGAAAAACATTCAGTCAAAATACCACcagattttgtaa